Proteins from a single region of Flavobacterium sp. YJ01:
- the radA gene encoding DNA repair protein RadA has protein sequence MSKVKTSFFCQNCGTQYAKWQGQCNACKEWNTIAEEIIQKQDKVAWKSESAPSGKAPRPLKINEIDSAQEVRMDTTDSELNRVLGGGLVPGSLTLLGGEPGIGKSTLLLQVSLKLPYKTLYVSGEESQKQIKMRAERITPNSENCYILTETKTQNIFKQIETIQPEVVIIDSIQTLHTDYIESTAGSISQIRETTAELIKFAKESNIPVILIGHITKDGNIAGPKILEHMVDTVLQFEGDRNHVYRILRSLKNRFGSTAELGIYEMLGSGLREVNNPSEILISHKDEELSGTAIATTLEGMRPLMIEIQSLVSTAVYGTPQRSTTGYNAKRLNMILAVLEKRAGFRLGAKDVFLNVTGGISVDDPAIDLAVVAAILSSNEDIPVGKGFCFAGEVGLSGEIRPVNRVDQRIQEAEKLGFDTIFVSKYNKIALKNTGIKIELVAKIEDVASILFG, from the coding sequence ATGTCAAAAGTTAAAACTTCCTTTTTTTGTCAGAACTGCGGAACCCAATATGCCAAATGGCAAGGGCAATGCAATGCCTGCAAAGAATGGAATACGATTGCCGAAGAAATCATTCAAAAACAGGATAAAGTAGCTTGGAAAAGCGAATCTGCTCCAAGTGGAAAAGCGCCAAGACCTTTAAAAATTAACGAAATTGATTCTGCTCAGGAAGTTCGAATGGACACAACCGACAGCGAATTGAATCGTGTTTTAGGAGGCGGACTTGTTCCTGGATCTTTAACGCTTTTGGGTGGAGAACCCGGTATCGGAAAAAGTACACTTTTGCTGCAAGTTTCTTTAAAATTACCATACAAAACCTTGTATGTTTCTGGAGAAGAAAGTCAGAAACAAATTAAAATGCGTGCGGAAAGAATTACGCCAAACAGCGAAAACTGTTATATTCTAACCGAAACCAAAACGCAAAATATCTTTAAACAAATTGAGACCATTCAGCCTGAAGTTGTTATTATTGACTCGATTCAGACTTTGCATACCGATTATATTGAATCGACAGCGGGAAGTATTTCTCAAATTCGAGAAACCACAGCAGAATTGATCAAATTTGCCAAAGAAAGTAATATCCCAGTTATTTTAATCGGGCATATTACGAAAGATGGAAATATCGCAGGTCCAAAAATTTTGGAACACATGGTTGATACCGTTTTGCAATTTGAAGGCGATCGAAACCATGTTTATCGCATTTTGCGTTCCTTAAAAAACCGTTTCGGTTCGACTGCTGAATTGGGAATTTACGAAATGCTCGGAAGCGGTTTGCGTGAAGTAAATAATCCTTCTGAAATTCTAATTTCACACAAAGACGAAGAACTTTCTGGAACAGCAATTGCCACAACACTTGAAGGGATGCGTCCGCTGATGATTGAAATCCAATCTTTGGTAAGCACCGCAGTTTACGGAACTCCACAAAGAAGCACAACAGGTTACAACGCAAAAAGACTAAACATGATTTTGGCTGTTTTAGAAAAAAGAGCTGGTTTCCGTTTAGGCGCAAAAGATGTTTTTCTGAATGTTACTGGCGGAATTTCTGTTGATGATCCAGCAATTGACTTGGCCGTTGTTGCAGCCATTTTATCATCAAACGAAGATATTCCTGTTGGAAAAGGTTTCTGTTTTGCTGGCGAAGTCGGACTTTCTGGAGAAATTCGTCCTGTTAATCGTGTAGATCAGCGTATTCAAGAAGCCGAAAAATTAGGTTTTGATACTATCTTTGTTTCCAAATACAACAAAATTGCTTTAAAAAATACAGGAATCAAAATCGAATTGGTTGCTAAAATTGAAGATGTTGCCAGCATTCTTTTTGGTTGA
- a CDS encoding alpha/beta hydrolase-fold protein: MKKVYLLILFISFSSIAQKTFDNIKSEKLGEERRITIGLPASYEANKDKKYPVLYLLDGDYLFDPFSGAVSYGNYWDDIPEMIIIGIHQNKDGERFDDTTIDQNTGLPFEKGAKFFEFIGAELIPYIEKKYRTSPFRIIAGHDLTAGFANFYLYKETSIFNAYICLSPELANKMEVRIPEKFAKVKEPIFFYLSAADGDIKKIKEPIDKLNSNIKIANNPLVNYKYEVFKGTTHYTEVLHSIPSALYQIFEVYRPINSAEYNDKIAVLQSGYAEYLENKYNAMSQVLGVQIPVRMSDFKVIENIILRNNAYSELGKMAEIGNVNYPKAMLGEYELGLMYEKQGDPKHASKKYQNASQMEPIGDLNKDMMYEKIDEMNTLAKKK; the protein is encoded by the coding sequence ATGAAAAAAGTTTACCTACTAATTCTTTTTATTTCATTTTCGTCGATTGCGCAAAAAACGTTCGACAACATTAAATCGGAAAAACTAGGAGAAGAACGAAGAATAACAATCGGACTTCCTGCTTCTTATGAAGCTAACAAAGACAAAAAATATCCTGTTCTATATTTATTAGATGGAGATTATTTATTTGATCCATTTTCTGGAGCTGTAAGTTATGGTAATTATTGGGATGATATTCCAGAGATGATCATTATCGGAATTCACCAAAATAAAGATGGAGAACGTTTTGACGACACAACAATCGATCAAAATACTGGACTTCCTTTTGAGAAAGGCGCTAAATTTTTCGAATTTATCGGAGCAGAATTAATTCCATACATCGAAAAAAAATACAGAACTTCTCCGTTCAGAATTATTGCAGGACATGATTTAACAGCAGGTTTTGCTAATTTTTACTTGTATAAAGAAACTTCAATTTTTAATGCTTATATCTGTTTAAGCCCAGAATTAGCAAACAAAATGGAAGTTCGAATTCCAGAAAAGTTTGCAAAAGTAAAAGAGCCTATTTTCTTTTACTTATCGGCTGCTGATGGAGATATCAAAAAAATTAAAGAACCGATAGATAAATTGAACAGCAATATTAAAATCGCGAATAATCCGTTAGTAAATTATAAATACGAAGTTTTTAAAGGAACAACACATTATACAGAAGTATTGCATTCTATTCCGAGTGCGCTTTATCAGATTTTTGAAGTTTACAGACCAATAAATTCTGCAGAATATAATGATAAAATTGCCGTTCTTCAATCTGGATATGCAGAATATTTGGAGAATAAATACAATGCAATGTCACAAGTTCTAGGAGTTCAAATTCCTGTTAGAATGAGTGATTTTAAAGTAATTGAAAATATTATTTTAAGAAACAACGCTTATAGCGAATTAGGAAAAATGGCTGAAATAGGAAATGTAAATTATCCAAAAGCCATGTTGGGAGAATATGAATTAGGTTTAATGTACGAAAAGCAAGGCGATCCGAAACATGCTTCAAAGAAATATCAAAACGCTTCGCAAATGGAACCGATTGGCGATTTGAACAAAGATATGATGTATGAGAAGATTGACGAAATGAATACGCTTGCGAAAAAAAAATAA
- the panD gene encoding aspartate 1-decarboxylase, producing MQIQVIKSKIHRVKVTGADLNYIGSITIDETLLEASNIIEGEKVSIVNINNGERFETYAIKGEKNSGEITLNGPAARKVQKDDIIIIISYATLDFEEAKTFKPWIIFPNENDNSLT from the coding sequence ATGCAAATTCAAGTTATAAAATCAAAAATTCATCGCGTTAAAGTAACGGGTGCCGATTTAAATTATATTGGCAGCATTACTATTGATGAAACTCTACTAGAAGCTTCAAATATTATTGAAGGCGAAAAGGTATCTATTGTTAACATTAATAATGGCGAGCGTTTTGAAACTTACGCTATTAAAGGTGAAAAAAATTCGGGCGAAATTACTTTGAATGGTCCTGCAGCTAGAAAAGTACAGAAAGATGATATTATCATTATCATTTCTTACGCTACTTTGGATTTTGAAGAAGCTAAAACCTTCAAGCCATGGATTATTTTCCCTAATGAAAATGACAATTCTTTAACCTAA
- the panC gene encoding pantoate--beta-alanine ligase, whose protein sequence is MFALNFNNTSMHIFYSKAALIAYLKTIKTANSTIGFVPTMGALHQGHLALMQRSLKENDDTVVSIFVNPTQFNNPEDLAKYPRTLEEDVKKMRTLSDKIILYAPSVEDIYEGNTISQDFDFDGLENQMEGKFRPGHFNGVGTIVKRLFEIATPTNAYFGEKDFQQLQIVKKLVEKTDLPVNIVGCPIFREENQLAMSSRNERLTPEERKDASIIYKTLIEAKEIFQKGSPQETIEFVENSFKDNKEFELEYFVIADESTLLPINQKENDKNYRAFIAVFVNSIRLIDTISLN, encoded by the coding sequence ATGTTTGCACTAAATTTTAATAATACCTCAATGCATATTTTCTACAGTAAAGCAGCGTTGATAGCCTATCTTAAAACTATCAAAACCGCAAATTCAACTATCGGATTTGTGCCTACAATGGGCGCTTTACACCAAGGACATTTGGCTTTAATGCAACGATCGTTAAAAGAAAACGATGATACTGTTGTAAGCATTTTTGTCAATCCAACTCAATTTAATAATCCCGAAGATTTAGCAAAATACCCAAGAACTCTTGAAGAAGATGTTAAGAAAATGCGTACATTAAGTGATAAAATTATTTTATACGCACCTTCGGTTGAAGATATTTATGAAGGAAATACCATTTCTCAGGATTTTGATTTTGACGGATTAGAAAATCAGATGGAAGGAAAATTCAGGCCGGGACATTTTAACGGAGTTGGAACGATCGTGAAACGTCTATTCGAAATTGCAACTCCAACTAATGCTTATTTTGGAGAAAAAGATTTTCAGCAACTTCAAATTGTTAAAAAACTAGTCGAAAAAACCGATTTACCAGTAAATATTGTTGGATGTCCGATTTTTAGAGAAGAAAATCAGCTGGCAATGAGTTCGCGCAACGAACGATTAACGCCAGAAGAAAGAAAAGACGCTTCTATAATTTATAAAACCCTGATAGAAGCAAAAGAGATTTTTCAGAAAGGTTCTCCGCAAGAAACAATCGAATTTGTGGAAAATTCTTTCAAAGATAACAAAGAATTCGAACTCGAATATTTTGTTATTGCTGACGAATCGACACTTTTACCTATCAATCAGAAAGAGAACGACAAAAACTATCGTGCATTTATAGCAGTATTTGTTAATTCTATAAGACTGATAGACACCATTTCATTAAATTAA
- a CDS encoding glycogen/starch synthase, protein MKDKRILYVSSEVVPYLAENEVSLMSYDVPKMINDQGGQIRIFMPRYGNINERRHQLHEVIRLSGMNLVVNDLDMPLIIKVASIPKERIQVYFIDNDEYFKRKATFADEEGVLYPDNDERAIFFAKGVVETVKKLNWVPDIIHVHGWLAAMLPIYMKHYYKHEALFSETKIITSVYGQSFDENLDLEMINKVKFDGVPHEAVSDLEVPNYENVLKASILHSDGVIIASENVSPSLTKFIESSGKPFLPFATKDAFADAYTNFYRTFGL, encoded by the coding sequence ATGAAAGATAAGAGGATATTGTATGTATCATCTGAAGTCGTGCCTTATTTGGCTGAAAATGAGGTTTCTTTAATGTCTTATGACGTTCCGAAAATGATTAATGATCAAGGCGGTCAGATAAGAATTTTCATGCCAAGATATGGAAATATCAATGAAAGAAGACATCAATTGCATGAAGTGATTAGACTTTCTGGAATGAATTTGGTAGTGAACGACTTAGATATGCCTTTGATTATTAAAGTAGCATCGATTCCGAAGGAAAGAATTCAGGTTTACTTTATTGATAATGATGAATACTTTAAACGCAAAGCAACTTTTGCAGATGAAGAAGGTGTTTTGTATCCTGATAATGATGAAAGAGCAATTTTCTTTGCTAAAGGTGTCGTAGAAACAGTAAAAAAACTCAACTGGGTTCCGGATATTATTCATGTTCATGGATGGTTGGCGGCTATGCTTCCAATTTATATGAAACATTATTATAAACATGAAGCATTGTTTTCTGAAACTAAAATTATCACTTCTGTTTACGGACAGTCTTTTGATGAAAATTTAGATTTAGAAATGATTAATAAAGTTAAATTTGACGGTGTTCCTCATGAAGCTGTTTCAGATTTAGAAGTTCCAAATTACGAGAATGTTTTAAAAGCTAGTATTTTACATTCTGATGGAGTAATCATTGCATCTGAAAATGTTTCTCCAAGTTTAACAAAATTTATAGAATCTTCAGGAAAACCTTTTTTACCTTTCGCCACGAAAGATGCATTTGCTGACGCTTATACAAATTTCTATAGAACATTTGGACTTTAA
- a CDS encoding DUF4270 domain-containing protein produces MINTSFIKKFLLALTVVFLYSCDKDFNAIGDGLIGDDHFGLEPETYEVLAFNQEVTPVQSNFLPTNALGIYDNPVFGTTTANFVTQLVMQSYAPTIGESPVIENAVLTIPYFVKSKTTDPNGASTYVLDSIYGDKNGKLDLKIYESGIQMRNSYFNGGSQLTQFYYTDQNNEFETKKLGGILNDTITEKSEENTAFFFDPKEIVTKTVDATDPKKETVTRTAPQMVLHLNKEFFQQKILNAPASKLASDDVFQEYFRGLYFNVAKSGGNASNMALLNFAEGKITINYRAKTASTTDDPNLTEKKQIVLNLTTGSTSSPASTANFLQNVWKSDYQTALTTVNKTEGDERLYLKGGQGSMAVIRLTGFEAQLETIRKTNWKVNEANLVFYIDAEKMTGADEPLRLYLYDLDNNTVLADYSTEAGAAYGGVITKGTDKRGTTYKFRITSHIRNLIKNATATNVNLGLVVSQSNGAAAVTSNVLKDKVQIQDNPVKYFSQLPRGSIMSTLGTILYGGKSSAGDKKLKLEVYYTKPN; encoded by the coding sequence ATGATTAATACTTCTTTTATTAAGAAATTTCTTTTAGCTTTAACTGTGGTTTTTTTATATTCTTGCGATAAAGATTTTAATGCAATTGGTGATGGTTTAATTGGAGATGATCATTTTGGACTTGAGCCAGAAACATATGAGGTTTTAGCTTTTAATCAGGAAGTAACGCCTGTTCAGTCAAATTTTTTGCCTACAAATGCGTTGGGTATTTATGATAACCCTGTTTTTGGAACTACAACAGCAAATTTTGTTACGCAATTAGTAATGCAATCTTATGCGCCAACAATTGGTGAATCACCAGTTATTGAAAATGCAGTTCTTACAATTCCTTATTTTGTTAAAAGTAAAACAACCGATCCGAATGGTGCTAGTACTTATGTATTAGATTCTATTTACGGTGATAAAAATGGAAAACTAGATTTAAAGATTTATGAATCTGGTATTCAGATGAGAAACAGTTATTTTAATGGAGGTTCTCAATTGACTCAATTTTATTATACAGATCAAAATAATGAATTTGAAACTAAAAAACTAGGTGGTATTTTAAATGATACTATTACCGAAAAGTCAGAAGAAAATACAGCATTCTTTTTTGATCCTAAAGAAATTGTAACAAAGACTGTAGATGCTACAGATCCAAAAAAAGAGACTGTTACAAGAACTGCACCTCAGATGGTTTTGCATCTTAATAAAGAATTTTTTCAACAGAAAATCTTAAATGCACCCGCTTCAAAATTAGCTTCTGATGATGTTTTTCAAGAATATTTTAGAGGATTGTACTTTAATGTGGCAAAATCAGGAGGAAATGCTAGTAATATGGCACTTTTAAATTTTGCCGAGGGGAAAATCACAATTAATTATAGAGCAAAAACAGCTTCTACAACAGATGATCCTAATTTAACGGAAAAAAAACAGATTGTTTTAAATCTTACTACTGGTAGTACTTCTAGTCCTGCTAGTACGGCTAATTTTCTACAAAATGTTTGGAAGTCAGATTATCAAACAGCTTTGACTACAGTAAATAAAACAGAAGGAGACGAAAGACTTTATCTAAAAGGAGGTCAAGGTTCGATGGCGGTAATTCGTCTTACTGGATTTGAAGCACAATTGGAAACAATTAGAAAAACCAATTGGAAAGTGAATGAAGCAAATCTTGTCTTTTATATTGATGCCGAAAAAATGACCGGTGCAGATGAGCCATTAAGATTGTATTTGTACGATTTAGACAATAATACAGTTTTAGCAGATTATTCAACAGAAGCTGGTGCTGCTTATGGAGGTGTGATTACTAAAGGAACAGATAAAAGAGGAACTACTTATAAGTTTAGAATTACAAGCCATATCCGTAATCTTATTAAAAATGCTACGGCTACAAATGTTAATTTAGGACTTGTTGTTTCACAGTCAAATGGAGCCGCTGCAGTTACGTCAAATGTGCTGAAGGATAAGGTTCAGATTCAAGATAATCCGGTAAAATATTTTTCTCAATTACCGAGAGGATCTATTATGAGTACTTTAGGGACAATTTTATACGGCGGAAAATCTTCTGCAGGCGATAAAAAATTGAAACTTGAAGTCTACTACACGAAACCAAATTAA